The Vicinamibacterales bacterium DNA window GAGCTCCAGGAACTCGGCCGGGGTCAGCCACCGGCGGGCCCGCACGGCGTGCTCCTCGAGGAGCGTGAGGTGGACCACCGGCCCGCCGAAGCCCATCGTGCCCAGCCAGAGGAAGAATCGCGCGAGTTCCGCCAGCCCGCCGGGGCCGGGCGCGGTCACGCGGAGACCCTCACGCAGGGGAGGTGCGACACCGCGGCCTAGTATCCGGCGGGGCTCGACGCGGTGACGCCCCCGCCACCGGCCTGCTGGACGATGCGGACGCCGGCGCTGGCGCCGACGCGCGTGGCGCCGGCGGCGACCATCGCCTTCATCCCCTCGTAATCGCGCACGCCGCCGGCCGCCTTCACGCCCATGTCGGCGCCGACCACGCGGCGCATGAGCGCCACGTCCGCCGCAGTCGCGCCGCCCGAGGCAAACCCTGTCGACGTCTTCACGAAGTCCGCGCCCGCCGCTTTCGAGAGCGTCGAGGCGGCGATCTTCTCGTCGTCGGTCAGCAGCGCCACTTCGAGGATGACCTTGCTGATCACCGCGGCCTCGCGGCACGGCCCGACGACGGCGGCGATGTCGCGCTCGACGAGCGTGAGATCGCCGGACTTCAGCGCGCCGATGTTGATCACCATGTCGATCTCGGTGGCGCCGTCGAAGATGGCCCGCCGCGTCTCGTAGTGCTTGACGTCCGGCGTGGTGGCGCCGAGCGGGAATCCGACCACCGAGCAGACGCCGACACCCGAGCCGCGGAGCTGCTGCGCCGCGGCGGCGACCCACGCCGGATTCACGCAGACGGTGGCGAAGTGGAACTCCGCCGCCTCGCGGCACAGTTTCTCGATGTCCGTCCGCGTCGCATCCGGCTTCAGCAGCGTGTGATCGATCATCCCCGCCACCGTGCCGGCGGCGCCGCCGCTCGCGTGCAGGCCGATGCGCGTGGCGCCGGCGTCGAGCACGCCGCGCAGCCGATCCGGGCAGCAGTCGTAGAGGACGGCGTG harbors:
- the deoC gene encoding deoxyribose-phosphate aldolase → MLNPGDLQRLVEIITEEVMNAQRRAAAAPAQCSCHAVLYDCCPDRLRGVLDAGATRIGLHASGGAAGTVAGMIDHTLLKPDATRTDIEKLCREAAEFHFATVCVNPAWVAAAAQQLRGSGVGVCSVVGFPLGATTPDVKHYETRRAIFDGATEIDMVINIGALKSGDLTLVERDIAAVVGPCREAAVISKVILEVALLTDDEKIAASTLSKAAGADFVKTSTGFASGGATAADVALMRRVVGADMGVKAAGGVRDYEGMKAMVAAGATRVGASAGVRIVQQAGGGGVTASSPAGY